In a single window of the Gemmatimonadota bacterium genome:
- a CDS encoding aldo/keto reductase — protein sequence MESLTLLSGHTMPVVGLGTWPMRGDQCKEVIKQALELGYTHFDTAWIYQNQREIGEALREVGTDRSKLFITSKVGRDYLQYDVARRQADDILEYLQMDYVDLLLVHWPNEAVPMEGTIRAFNEFFDAGKARSIGVSNFSVEQMERARSLSAAPISVNQIKYHPGYEQRDVLQWCLENDVVVTAYSPLGKKDILRDPVLLDIARIHDKTSAHVALKWLLQKGTIVIPKASSREHLQANLDVFDWSLSESEMHSIDLIAG from the coding sequence ATGGAATCCCTGACCCTGCTTTCGGGCCATACAATGCCTGTTGTCGGTCTCGGTACCTGGCCGATGAGAGGCGATCAATGTAAAGAGGTCATCAAACAGGCTCTTGAATTGGGCTATACGCACTTCGATACGGCCTGGATCTACCAAAATCAGCGCGAAATCGGCGAGGCCCTGCGGGAGGTCGGAACTGACCGCTCAAAACTTTTTATAACCTCCAAAGTCGGTAGAGATTATCTGCAATATGATGTCGCACGAAGACAAGCCGATGATATTCTCGAGTATCTCCAGATGGACTACGTGGATTTGTTGCTCGTCCACTGGCCCAACGAAGCCGTGCCTATGGAAGGAACCATTCGCGCTTTCAACGAGTTTTTCGATGCGGGAAAAGCGCGAAGTATTGGGGTTAGCAACTTTTCAGTCGAACAAATGGAACGCGCCCGTTCTCTCTCCGCAGCACCTATCAGTGTCAATCAGATCAAATACCATCCGGGCTACGAACAGCGAGATGTTTTGCAATGGTGCCTGGAAAACGATGTGGTGGTGACTGCGTATTCTCCTCTGGGGAAGAAGGATATTCTTCGGGATCCCGTGTTGCTGGACATTGCCCGCATCCACGATAAGACCTCTGCACACGTCGCTCTCAAGTGGCTGTTGCAAAAAGGCACGATCGTTATTCCCAAGGCGAGTTCCCGAGAACATCTTCAGGCGAATCTCGATGTTTTTGACTGGTCCTTATCGGAAAGTGAGATGCATTCCATTGACCTCATAGCGGGGTAA